A region of Gadus morhua chromosome 18, gadMor3.0, whole genome shotgun sequence DNA encodes the following proteins:
- the LOC115531298 gene encoding uncharacterized protein LOC115531298 isoform X4, with protein sequence MLEVLGKVNKPHAKLSEERRRLWLAKLNQDLRGKNLDNVRICSAHFLSGKRSDLYQKDDPDWVPSVGMTGQQRSPEKAGTSSRYSRRGNRTQQRLREAAADAAAGAGVAAETDDSETDDPTTSGYISSNLCSTETQSELTETPLPYLRVLVPPLRLVSAAIWHTVQHRIVSAYGLLDHVITEITEIVPGLLNCRQRWLLCFNFQAQLVLDLCRPGQTIDLNTLQPHLERMQQLSSLLSKEVYNSAEGISGPSMLIILIQRLITDQENRHHFYQDVFPQKYGPEYYKAVELLVMKFLVALERLLVVPNLQQVANMLGSAPSVLAECVAFPLHQELKSILEHQNDCNNPSNIDVLHTGDGVCTVQSPHSLEMILVEEEETLLKANMLDDYVDPPGRAQTMDVATAENARMGFDTKDTMSVEDFVTIRPIMVKVYSLEDIACLQKMVPSQSPRVVLDPRAVELHLGSNIKGPEDEKVKLCVRTKADSTSEGQSSAFVKMEQDIVMITVGDSPPNDHLKNPCMSNVAPASTMANEVAPASPDPSRSPIRPNRVIELSEYFRRRRRNEPKANRTCPTCGKILSRSSDLARHQLTHTGERPFQCTQCKKAYQFHHDLKKHILRLCPGAGPGMAPPPTPDDQTAKSLNTEDGSRELWRTTESYQEAPRRRRRLSMSTYIT encoded by the exons ATGTTGGAGGTACTCGGCAAGGTAAATAAACCGCACGCCAAG TTGTCAGAGGAAAGGAGGCGCTTGTGGTTAGCGAAGCTGAACCAGGATCTACGTGGCAAAAATCTGGACAACGTCCGAATTTGTTCGGCCCATTTCTTGTCAG GTAAAAGGTCTGACCTTTATCAAAAGGATGACCCAGATTGGGTGCCATCTGTCGGAATGACAGGTCAGCAAAGGTCTCCTGAAAAAGCTGGGACATCATCACGCTACAGCCGTCGTGGGAATAGAACCcagcagagactgagagaagctgctgctgatgctgctgctggtgctggagtTGCTGCAGAGACTGATGATTCTGAGACTGATGACCCTACTACAAGTGGTTATATCAGCAGCAATTTGTGCAGCACAGAGACTCAAAGTGAATTGACTG aaACCCCACTCCCCTATCTGCGTGTGCTGGTGCCCCCACTCAGGCTGGTATCAGCAGCCATCTGGCACACTGTGCAGCACAGGATTGTATCGGCCTATGGGCTTCTGGACCATGTCATCACAGAGATCACTGAAATTGTCCCTGGGCTGCTCAATTGCAGACAGAGGTGGTTGCTGTGTTTTAACTTTCAAGCACAG CTGGTACTTGATTTGTGCCGCCCGGGTCAAACCATCGACTTGAACACACTTCAGCCACACTTGGAAAGAATGCAGCAGCTGAGTTCGTTGTTGAGCAAAGAG GTATACAACTCAGCGGAGGGAATCAGTGGACCAAGCATGCTCATTATTCTTATTCAAAGACTGATAACGGACCAAGAAAACAGGCATCACTTTTACCAG GATGTTTTCCCCCAGAAATATGGGCCAGAATATTACAAAGCTGTGGAGTTGCTTGTGATGAAATTCCTTGTGGCGCTCGAGAGATTACTAGTGGTGCCAAATCTTCAACAG GTGGCCAATATGCTTGGCAGTGCTCCATCTGTTCTGGCTGAATGCGTTGCATTTCCACTCCACCAAGAGCTCAAATCCATCTTGGAACACCAAAACGACTGCAATAATCCCAGCAATATTG ATGTTCTGCATACAGGAGACGGTGTTTGCACGGTTCAGTCTCCCCACTCCCTGGAGATGATCctcgtggaggaggaggagacccttTTGAAAGCCAACATGTTGGATGATTACGTGGACCCGCCTGGCAGAGCACAGACCATGGACGTGGCAACCGCGGAAAATGCCAGGATGGGATTTGACACAAAAGACACAATGAGTGTAGAAGACTTTGTCACCATTCGCCCCATTATGGTCAAAGTGTATAGTCTAGAGGATATTGCTTGCCTACAGAAGATGGTGCCTTCACAAAGCCCTCGTGTTGTTCTGGATCCCCGCGCTGTGGAGTTACATTTGGGAAGTAATATTAAAGGGCCGGAAGATGAGAAGGTTAAACTCTGTGTGCGAACGAAAGCGGATTCCACAAGTGAAGGACAGAGCTCTGCCTTTGTTAAGATGGAACAAGACATTGTAATGATTACCGTAGGAGATTCTCCTCCAAATGATCACCTAAAAAACCCGTGCATGTCAAATGTGGCACCTGCATCGACAATGGCCAATGAGGTGGCACCAGCTTCGCCAGATCCCTCGAGAAGCCCAATCAGACCCAACAGAGTTATCGAGTTGTCTGAGTATTTCAGGAGGAGGCGAAGAAACGAGCCCAAAGCCAATAGGACTTGTCCCACCTGCGGCAAAATTCTCAGCCGCTCATCAGATTTGGCCAGACATCAGCTGACGCACACTGGGGAGCGACCATTCCAGTGCACTCAGTGTAAGAAAGCCTATCAGTTCCACCACGACCTGAAGAAACATATTTTAAGACTTTGTCCCGGCGCTGGACCAGGAATGGCACCACCACCGACACCAGACGACCAAACCGCCAAAAGCCTGAATACGGAGGACGGCTCACGCGAACTATGGAGAACTACGGAGAGCTACCAGGAGGCTCCCCGGCGACGGAGAAGGCTCTCTATGTCTACGTACATCACTTaa
- the LOC115531298 gene encoding uncharacterized protein LOC115531298 isoform X8 yields the protein MPPTSINQETPLPYLRVLVPPLRLVSAAIWHTVQHRIVSAYGLLDHVITEITEIVPGLLNCRQRWLLCFNFQAQLVLDLCRPGQTIDLNTLQPHLERMQQLSSLLSKEVYNSAEGISGPSMLIILIQRLITDQENRHHFYQDVFPQKYGPEYYKAVELLVMKFLVALERLLVVPNLQQVANMLGSAPSVLAECVAFPLHQELKSILEHQNDCNNPSNIDVLHTGDGVCTVQSPHSLEMILVEEEETLLKANMLDDYVDPPGRAQTMDVATAENARMGFDTKDTMSVEDFVTIRPIMVKVYSLEDIACLQKMVPSQSPRVVLDPRAVELHLGSNIKGPEDEKVKLCVRTKADSTSEGQSSAFVKMEQDIVMITVGDSPPNDHLKNPCMSNVAPASTMANEVAPASPDPSRSPIRPNRVIELSEYFRRRRRNEPKANRTCPTCGKILSRSSDLARHQLTHTGERPFQCTQCKKAYQFHHDLKKHILRLCPGAGPGMAPPPTPDDQTAKSLNTEDGSRELWRTTESYQEAPRRRRRLSMSTYIT from the exons ATGCCACCGACATCCATAAACCAAG aaACCCCACTCCCCTATCTGCGTGTGCTGGTGCCCCCACTCAGGCTGGTATCAGCAGCCATCTGGCACACTGTGCAGCACAGGATTGTATCGGCCTATGGGCTTCTGGACCATGTCATCACAGAGATCACTGAAATTGTCCCTGGGCTGCTCAATTGCAGACAGAGGTGGTTGCTGTGTTTTAACTTTCAAGCACAG CTGGTACTTGATTTGTGCCGCCCGGGTCAAACCATCGACTTGAACACACTTCAGCCACACTTGGAAAGAATGCAGCAGCTGAGTTCGTTGTTGAGCAAAGAG GTATACAACTCAGCGGAGGGAATCAGTGGACCAAGCATGCTCATTATTCTTATTCAAAGACTGATAACGGACCAAGAAAACAGGCATCACTTTTACCAG GATGTTTTCCCCCAGAAATATGGGCCAGAATATTACAAAGCTGTGGAGTTGCTTGTGATGAAATTCCTTGTGGCGCTCGAGAGATTACTAGTGGTGCCAAATCTTCAACAG GTGGCCAATATGCTTGGCAGTGCTCCATCTGTTCTGGCTGAATGCGTTGCATTTCCACTCCACCAAGAGCTCAAATCCATCTTGGAACACCAAAACGACTGCAATAATCCCAGCAATATTG ATGTTCTGCATACAGGAGACGGTGTTTGCACGGTTCAGTCTCCCCACTCCCTGGAGATGATCctcgtggaggaggaggagacccttTTGAAAGCCAACATGTTGGATGATTACGTGGACCCGCCTGGCAGAGCACAGACCATGGACGTGGCAACCGCGGAAAATGCCAGGATGGGATTTGACACAAAAGACACAATGAGTGTAGAAGACTTTGTCACCATTCGCCCCATTATGGTCAAAGTGTATAGTCTAGAGGATATTGCTTGCCTACAGAAGATGGTGCCTTCACAAAGCCCTCGTGTTGTTCTGGATCCCCGCGCTGTGGAGTTACATTTGGGAAGTAATATTAAAGGGCCGGAAGATGAGAAGGTTAAACTCTGTGTGCGAACGAAAGCGGATTCCACAAGTGAAGGACAGAGCTCTGCCTTTGTTAAGATGGAACAAGACATTGTAATGATTACCGTAGGAGATTCTCCTCCAAATGATCACCTAAAAAACCCGTGCATGTCAAATGTGGCACCTGCATCGACAATGGCCAATGAGGTGGCACCAGCTTCGCCAGATCCCTCGAGAAGCCCAATCAGACCCAACAGAGTTATCGAGTTGTCTGAGTATTTCAGGAGGAGGCGAAGAAACGAGCCCAAAGCCAATAGGACTTGTCCCACCTGCGGCAAAATTCTCAGCCGCTCATCAGATTTGGCCAGACATCAGCTGACGCACACTGGGGAGCGACCATTCCAGTGCACTCAGTGTAAGAAAGCCTATCAGTTCCACCACGACCTGAAGAAACATATTTTAAGACTTTGTCCCGGCGCTGGACCAGGAATGGCACCACCACCGACACCAGACGACCAAACCGCCAAAAGCCTGAATACGGAGGACGGCTCACGCGAACTATGGAGAACTACGGAGAGCTACCAGGAGGCTCCCCGGCGACGGAGAAGGCTCTCTATGTCTACGTACATCACTTaa
- the LOC115531298 gene encoding uncharacterized protein LOC115531298 isoform X2: protein MVNYCRVFGCTNRSDREKHLEYYRLPKVITNQGEQCQKLSEERRRLWLAKLNQDLRGKNLDNVRICSAHFLSGKRSDLYQKDDPDWVPSVGMTGQQRSPEKAGTSSRYSRRGNRTQQRLREAAADAAAGAGVAAETDDSETDDPTTSGYISSNLCSTETQKTPLPYLRVLVPPLRLVSAAIWHTVQHRIVSAYGLLDHVITEITEIVPGLLNCRQRWLLCFNFQAQLVLDLCRPGQTIDLNTLQPHLERMQQLSSLLSKEVYNSAEGISGPSMLIILIQRLITDQENRHHFYQDVFPQKYGPEYYKAVELLVMKFLVALERLLVVPNLQQVANMLGSAPSVLAECVAFPLHQELKSILEHQNDCNNPSNIDVLHTGDGVCTVQSPHSLEMILVEEEETLLKANMLDDYVDPPGRAQTMDVATAENARMGFDTKDTMSVEDFVTIRPIMVKVYSLEDIACLQKMVPSQSPRVVLDPRAVELHLGSNIKGPEDEKVKLCVRTKADSTSEGQSSAFVKMEQDIVMITVGDSPPNDHLKNPCMSNVAPASTMANEVAPASPDPSRSPIRPNRVIELSEYFRRRRRNEPKANRTCPTCGKILSRSSDLARHQLTHTGERPFQCTQCKKAYQFHHDLKKHILRLCPGAGPGMAPPPTPDDQTAKSLNTEDGSRELWRTTESYQEAPRRRRRLSMSTYIT, encoded by the exons ATGGTAAATTATTGCCGTGTTTTTGGCTGTACCAATCGGTCAGACCGCGAAAAACATTTGGAGTATTACAGACTGCCAAAAGTTATAACTAATCAAGGAGAACAATGCCAAAAGTTGTCAGAGGAAAGGAGGCGCTTGTGGTTAGCGAAGCTGAACCAGGATCTACGTGGCAAAAATCTGGACAACGTCCGAATTTGTTCGGCCCATTTCTTGTCAG GTAAAAGGTCTGACCTTTATCAAAAGGATGACCCAGATTGGGTGCCATCTGTCGGAATGACAGGTCAGCAAAGGTCTCCTGAAAAAGCTGGGACATCATCACGCTACAGCCGTCGTGGGAATAGAACCcagcagagactgagagaagctgctgctgatgctgctgctggtgctggagtTGCTGCAGAGACTGATGATTCTGAGACTGATGACCCTACTACAAGTGGTTATATCAGCAGCAATTTGTGCAGCACAGAGACTCAAA aaACCCCACTCCCCTATCTGCGTGTGCTGGTGCCCCCACTCAGGCTGGTATCAGCAGCCATCTGGCACACTGTGCAGCACAGGATTGTATCGGCCTATGGGCTTCTGGACCATGTCATCACAGAGATCACTGAAATTGTCCCTGGGCTGCTCAATTGCAGACAGAGGTGGTTGCTGTGTTTTAACTTTCAAGCACAG CTGGTACTTGATTTGTGCCGCCCGGGTCAAACCATCGACTTGAACACACTTCAGCCACACTTGGAAAGAATGCAGCAGCTGAGTTCGTTGTTGAGCAAAGAG GTATACAACTCAGCGGAGGGAATCAGTGGACCAAGCATGCTCATTATTCTTATTCAAAGACTGATAACGGACCAAGAAAACAGGCATCACTTTTACCAG GATGTTTTCCCCCAGAAATATGGGCCAGAATATTACAAAGCTGTGGAGTTGCTTGTGATGAAATTCCTTGTGGCGCTCGAGAGATTACTAGTGGTGCCAAATCTTCAACAG GTGGCCAATATGCTTGGCAGTGCTCCATCTGTTCTGGCTGAATGCGTTGCATTTCCACTCCACCAAGAGCTCAAATCCATCTTGGAACACCAAAACGACTGCAATAATCCCAGCAATATTG ATGTTCTGCATACAGGAGACGGTGTTTGCACGGTTCAGTCTCCCCACTCCCTGGAGATGATCctcgtggaggaggaggagacccttTTGAAAGCCAACATGTTGGATGATTACGTGGACCCGCCTGGCAGAGCACAGACCATGGACGTGGCAACCGCGGAAAATGCCAGGATGGGATTTGACACAAAAGACACAATGAGTGTAGAAGACTTTGTCACCATTCGCCCCATTATGGTCAAAGTGTATAGTCTAGAGGATATTGCTTGCCTACAGAAGATGGTGCCTTCACAAAGCCCTCGTGTTGTTCTGGATCCCCGCGCTGTGGAGTTACATTTGGGAAGTAATATTAAAGGGCCGGAAGATGAGAAGGTTAAACTCTGTGTGCGAACGAAAGCGGATTCCACAAGTGAAGGACAGAGCTCTGCCTTTGTTAAGATGGAACAAGACATTGTAATGATTACCGTAGGAGATTCTCCTCCAAATGATCACCTAAAAAACCCGTGCATGTCAAATGTGGCACCTGCATCGACAATGGCCAATGAGGTGGCACCAGCTTCGCCAGATCCCTCGAGAAGCCCAATCAGACCCAACAGAGTTATCGAGTTGTCTGAGTATTTCAGGAGGAGGCGAAGAAACGAGCCCAAAGCCAATAGGACTTGTCCCACCTGCGGCAAAATTCTCAGCCGCTCATCAGATTTGGCCAGACATCAGCTGACGCACACTGGGGAGCGACCATTCCAGTGCACTCAGTGTAAGAAAGCCTATCAGTTCCACCACGACCTGAAGAAACATATTTTAAGACTTTGTCCCGGCGCTGGACCAGGAATGGCACCACCACCGACACCAGACGACCAAACCGCCAAAAGCCTGAATACGGAGGACGGCTCACGCGAACTATGGAGAACTACGGAGAGCTACCAGGAGGCTCCCCGGCGACGGAGAAGGCTCTCTATGTCTACGTACATCACTTaa
- the LOC115531298 gene encoding uncharacterized protein LOC115531298 isoform X3 yields the protein MVNYCRVFGCTNRSDREKHLEYYRLPKVITNQGEQCQKLSEERRRLWLAKLNQDLRGKNLDNVRICSAHFLSGKRSDLYQKDDPDWVPSVGMTGQQRSPEKAGTSSRYSRRGNRTQQRLREAAADAAAGAGVAAETDDSETDDPTTSGYISSNLCSTETQSELTETPLPYLRVLVPPLRLVSAAIWHTVQHRIVSAYGLLDHVITEITEIVPGLLNCRQRWLLCFNFQAQLVLDLCRPGQTIDLNTLQPHLERMQQLSSLLSKEVYNSAEGISGPSMLIILIQRLITDQENRHHFYQDVFPQKYGPEYYKAVELLVMKFLVALERLLVVPNLQQVANMLGSAPSVLAECVAFPLHQELKSILEHQNDCNNPSNIGDGVCTVQSPHSLEMILVEEEETLLKANMLDDYVDPPGRAQTMDVATAENARMGFDTKDTMSVEDFVTIRPIMVKVYSLEDIACLQKMVPSQSPRVVLDPRAVELHLGSNIKGPEDEKVKLCVRTKADSTSEGQSSAFVKMEQDIVMITVGDSPPNDHLKNPCMSNVAPASTMANEVAPASPDPSRSPIRPNRVIELSEYFRRRRRNEPKANRTCPTCGKILSRSSDLARHQLTHTGERPFQCTQCKKAYQFHHDLKKHILRLCPGAGPGMAPPPTPDDQTAKSLNTEDGSRELWRTTESYQEAPRRRRRLSMSTYIT from the exons ATGGTAAATTATTGCCGTGTTTTTGGCTGTACCAATCGGTCAGACCGCGAAAAACATTTGGAGTATTACAGACTGCCAAAAGTTATAACTAATCAAGGAGAACAATGCCAAAAGTTGTCAGAGGAAAGGAGGCGCTTGTGGTTAGCGAAGCTGAACCAGGATCTACGTGGCAAAAATCTGGACAACGTCCGAATTTGTTCGGCCCATTTCTTGTCAG GTAAAAGGTCTGACCTTTATCAAAAGGATGACCCAGATTGGGTGCCATCTGTCGGAATGACAGGTCAGCAAAGGTCTCCTGAAAAAGCTGGGACATCATCACGCTACAGCCGTCGTGGGAATAGAACCcagcagagactgagagaagctgctgctgatgctgctgctggtgctggagtTGCTGCAGAGACTGATGATTCTGAGACTGATGACCCTACTACAAGTGGTTATATCAGCAGCAATTTGTGCAGCACAGAGACTCAAAGTGAATTGACTG aaACCCCACTCCCCTATCTGCGTGTGCTGGTGCCCCCACTCAGGCTGGTATCAGCAGCCATCTGGCACACTGTGCAGCACAGGATTGTATCGGCCTATGGGCTTCTGGACCATGTCATCACAGAGATCACTGAAATTGTCCCTGGGCTGCTCAATTGCAGACAGAGGTGGTTGCTGTGTTTTAACTTTCAAGCACAG CTGGTACTTGATTTGTGCCGCCCGGGTCAAACCATCGACTTGAACACACTTCAGCCACACTTGGAAAGAATGCAGCAGCTGAGTTCGTTGTTGAGCAAAGAG GTATACAACTCAGCGGAGGGAATCAGTGGACCAAGCATGCTCATTATTCTTATTCAAAGACTGATAACGGACCAAGAAAACAGGCATCACTTTTACCAG GATGTTTTCCCCCAGAAATATGGGCCAGAATATTACAAAGCTGTGGAGTTGCTTGTGATGAAATTCCTTGTGGCGCTCGAGAGATTACTAGTGGTGCCAAATCTTCAACAG GTGGCCAATATGCTTGGCAGTGCTCCATCTGTTCTGGCTGAATGCGTTGCATTTCCACTCCACCAAGAGCTCAAATCCATCTTGGAACACCAAAACGACTGCAATAATCCCAGCAATATTG GAGACGGTGTTTGCACGGTTCAGTCTCCCCACTCCCTGGAGATGATCctcgtggaggaggaggagacccttTTGAAAGCCAACATGTTGGATGATTACGTGGACCCGCCTGGCAGAGCACAGACCATGGACGTGGCAACCGCGGAAAATGCCAGGATGGGATTTGACACAAAAGACACAATGAGTGTAGAAGACTTTGTCACCATTCGCCCCATTATGGTCAAAGTGTATAGTCTAGAGGATATTGCTTGCCTACAGAAGATGGTGCCTTCACAAAGCCCTCGTGTTGTTCTGGATCCCCGCGCTGTGGAGTTACATTTGGGAAGTAATATTAAAGGGCCGGAAGATGAGAAGGTTAAACTCTGTGTGCGAACGAAAGCGGATTCCACAAGTGAAGGACAGAGCTCTGCCTTTGTTAAGATGGAACAAGACATTGTAATGATTACCGTAGGAGATTCTCCTCCAAATGATCACCTAAAAAACCCGTGCATGTCAAATGTGGCACCTGCATCGACAATGGCCAATGAGGTGGCACCAGCTTCGCCAGATCCCTCGAGAAGCCCAATCAGACCCAACAGAGTTATCGAGTTGTCTGAGTATTTCAGGAGGAGGCGAAGAAACGAGCCCAAAGCCAATAGGACTTGTCCCACCTGCGGCAAAATTCTCAGCCGCTCATCAGATTTGGCCAGACATCAGCTGACGCACACTGGGGAGCGACCATTCCAGTGCACTCAGTGTAAGAAAGCCTATCAGTTCCACCACGACCTGAAGAAACATATTTTAAGACTTTGTCCCGGCGCTGGACCAGGAATGGCACCACCACCGACACCAGACGACCAAACCGCCAAAAGCCTGAATACGGAGGACGGCTCACGCGAACTATGGAGAACTACGGAGAGCTACCAGGAGGCTCCCCGGCGACGGAGAAGGCTCTCTATGTCTACGTACATCACTTaa
- the LOC115531298 gene encoding uncharacterized protein LOC115531298 isoform X1, with amino-acid sequence MVNYCRVFGCTNRSDREKHLEYYRLPKVITNQGEQCQKLSEERRRLWLAKLNQDLRGKNLDNVRICSAHFLSGKRSDLYQKDDPDWVPSVGMTGQQRSPEKAGTSSRYSRRGNRTQQRLREAAADAAAGAGVAAETDDSETDDPTTSGYISSNLCSTETQSELTETPLPYLRVLVPPLRLVSAAIWHTVQHRIVSAYGLLDHVITEITEIVPGLLNCRQRWLLCFNFQAQLVLDLCRPGQTIDLNTLQPHLERMQQLSSLLSKEVYNSAEGISGPSMLIILIQRLITDQENRHHFYQDVFPQKYGPEYYKAVELLVMKFLVALERLLVVPNLQQVANMLGSAPSVLAECVAFPLHQELKSILEHQNDCNNPSNIDVLHTGDGVCTVQSPHSLEMILVEEEETLLKANMLDDYVDPPGRAQTMDVATAENARMGFDTKDTMSVEDFVTIRPIMVKVYSLEDIACLQKMVPSQSPRVVLDPRAVELHLGSNIKGPEDEKVKLCVRTKADSTSEGQSSAFVKMEQDIVMITVGDSPPNDHLKNPCMSNVAPASTMANEVAPASPDPSRSPIRPNRVIELSEYFRRRRRNEPKANRTCPTCGKILSRSSDLARHQLTHTGERPFQCTQCKKAYQFHHDLKKHILRLCPGAGPGMAPPPTPDDQTAKSLNTEDGSRELWRTTESYQEAPRRRRRLSMSTYIT; translated from the exons ATGGTAAATTATTGCCGTGTTTTTGGCTGTACCAATCGGTCAGACCGCGAAAAACATTTGGAGTATTACAGACTGCCAAAAGTTATAACTAATCAAGGAGAACAATGCCAAAAGTTGTCAGAGGAAAGGAGGCGCTTGTGGTTAGCGAAGCTGAACCAGGATCTACGTGGCAAAAATCTGGACAACGTCCGAATTTGTTCGGCCCATTTCTTGTCAG GTAAAAGGTCTGACCTTTATCAAAAGGATGACCCAGATTGGGTGCCATCTGTCGGAATGACAGGTCAGCAAAGGTCTCCTGAAAAAGCTGGGACATCATCACGCTACAGCCGTCGTGGGAATAGAACCcagcagagactgagagaagctgctgctgatgctgctgctggtgctggagtTGCTGCAGAGACTGATGATTCTGAGACTGATGACCCTACTACAAGTGGTTATATCAGCAGCAATTTGTGCAGCACAGAGACTCAAAGTGAATTGACTG aaACCCCACTCCCCTATCTGCGTGTGCTGGTGCCCCCACTCAGGCTGGTATCAGCAGCCATCTGGCACACTGTGCAGCACAGGATTGTATCGGCCTATGGGCTTCTGGACCATGTCATCACAGAGATCACTGAAATTGTCCCTGGGCTGCTCAATTGCAGACAGAGGTGGTTGCTGTGTTTTAACTTTCAAGCACAG CTGGTACTTGATTTGTGCCGCCCGGGTCAAACCATCGACTTGAACACACTTCAGCCACACTTGGAAAGAATGCAGCAGCTGAGTTCGTTGTTGAGCAAAGAG GTATACAACTCAGCGGAGGGAATCAGTGGACCAAGCATGCTCATTATTCTTATTCAAAGACTGATAACGGACCAAGAAAACAGGCATCACTTTTACCAG GATGTTTTCCCCCAGAAATATGGGCCAGAATATTACAAAGCTGTGGAGTTGCTTGTGATGAAATTCCTTGTGGCGCTCGAGAGATTACTAGTGGTGCCAAATCTTCAACAG GTGGCCAATATGCTTGGCAGTGCTCCATCTGTTCTGGCTGAATGCGTTGCATTTCCACTCCACCAAGAGCTCAAATCCATCTTGGAACACCAAAACGACTGCAATAATCCCAGCAATATTG ATGTTCTGCATACAGGAGACGGTGTTTGCACGGTTCAGTCTCCCCACTCCCTGGAGATGATCctcgtggaggaggaggagacccttTTGAAAGCCAACATGTTGGATGATTACGTGGACCCGCCTGGCAGAGCACAGACCATGGACGTGGCAACCGCGGAAAATGCCAGGATGGGATTTGACACAAAAGACACAATGAGTGTAGAAGACTTTGTCACCATTCGCCCCATTATGGTCAAAGTGTATAGTCTAGAGGATATTGCTTGCCTACAGAAGATGGTGCCTTCACAAAGCCCTCGTGTTGTTCTGGATCCCCGCGCTGTGGAGTTACATTTGGGAAGTAATATTAAAGGGCCGGAAGATGAGAAGGTTAAACTCTGTGTGCGAACGAAAGCGGATTCCACAAGTGAAGGACAGAGCTCTGCCTTTGTTAAGATGGAACAAGACATTGTAATGATTACCGTAGGAGATTCTCCTCCAAATGATCACCTAAAAAACCCGTGCATGTCAAATGTGGCACCTGCATCGACAATGGCCAATGAGGTGGCACCAGCTTCGCCAGATCCCTCGAGAAGCCCAATCAGACCCAACAGAGTTATCGAGTTGTCTGAGTATTTCAGGAGGAGGCGAAGAAACGAGCCCAAAGCCAATAGGACTTGTCCCACCTGCGGCAAAATTCTCAGCCGCTCATCAGATTTGGCCAGACATCAGCTGACGCACACTGGGGAGCGACCATTCCAGTGCACTCAGTGTAAGAAAGCCTATCAGTTCCACCACGACCTGAAGAAACATATTTTAAGACTTTGTCCCGGCGCTGGACCAGGAATGGCACCACCACCGACACCAGACGACCAAACCGCCAAAAGCCTGAATACGGAGGACGGCTCACGCGAACTATGGAGAACTACGGAGAGCTACCAGGAGGCTCCCCGGCGACGGAGAAGGCTCTCTATGTCTACGTACATCACTTaa